TCTCATAAAGAGCAGAGCTTTTAATTCTAGTCAGAACAAGTAGTCTTTTACTGATCATGCCTTTGGTGTTGGACCTAAAAAGGTTACCACCAAACCTGAAGTCATATATAGgcttttttttggtggtggtttgtttggtgtgtgtgtgtgtttgtgtgtgctgtgctatAGACATGTTAGCATTTAAGTCCACAGACTATTGTGAGTTCATCTTATTTTCTTTGCGAGTGTGCAGTCACTTTTCAGACCACTTGCTGAAGACtgctctctccacttctctgcCTGGACCCCAAATCACTTGGCAATATTTGcttaatttgtatttcatttggctactatttttttttatctatctacctatttttatttatttggagagcACCAATTTCTCATCTGTGAAtggttatcagttggagatagcgTCGGGGTTGGGGCAGAggcttgtgtccacttctctcAGCGCTGGGATCCTGTCTGctacagacctgtgcaggccctgtgtctgctgccatagtctctgtgagttcatccgTGTGTCAGTCAGTCACGCTGTATTCAGAAggtcttgggttttattttgtgactaacttaataatttatttgtaattgGGAGTTTTAGCCTATTTTCTTCTGAGTGGTTTTTACATGGAAGGTGGGCATCtgtcttctctttgtgttttgaCTGTCCTTTTGGGTTTGTGCTTCTGGGGATTAAACTGCTCACATCACACGTTagtcaaggccaccctggagCCGTACCCCCaggccttttatttttatatgacctTTTAAAGACGTGGTATAAGTTTCCTAAGCAGGATGAAAACTCAGCACCATCttgcccctgtctcctgagtagctgagaGGACAAGAATCACCAGGCCCGGCCACATTCATTTGtagcattcttttttcttttctttctttttttttggttttttttttgttttgttttgtttttggttttttgtttgtttgtttttcgagacaggattcctttgtagcttttggagcctatcctggaactaggtcttgtagaccaggctggcctcaaactcacagagatccacctgcctttttttttttttttaaatctttttcttctacGCTTTCCCTTTCCCGCCTTCTAAGTTTGAGGCATACAATTCTTCACAGCTTGGATACTGAATGATATTGAATTATCTTCTTCGtggctgctttgttttgatttttaaatagttCCCTCTCATTTTCAATGGATCGCTTATTTCAGATAATATACTTCTTTTTcttgcatttgtattttcttttaattgtgcAATGTCAATTTTGCCAATGAGATTCTGATTAATTTTCATGATCATATTTCTCCTTCATGTCCTTGGACATATTTATCTGAAAGTTTGAGTAAGTTCTATTAAACTCTGTTAACTATTGAACACTGGGTAACATGGGGGTCTAGcagtatgctggctagttttacatcaacttgacacaagctaaagacaTCTtcgaggaaggaacctcagttgagaaaatgcctccataagatatGGTTGTAGGTAATtccatagggcattttcttaattagtgatccaCGGAGGAGGGCCCAGTCATTGTGGGTGgaaccatccctgggctggtggtcctgggtctataagaaagcagactgagcaagccatgaggaacaggccagtaagcagcaccccttggTGGCCTCTTCATCAGTGCCTGCCTCCGGTATATATACATTTGTTTTTGTGCTAGTACcacactgtttttattactatagctctataatataTCTTGAAATCTGGAATAACTCTCTCGACTACTGTTAGTTTTTGTCAGAATTGCTTTGGCTGTCTTGAGTCTCCTCTGTGTATGAATTTTTGGATGCTGTTTATTTCTGTAAAGCCTGATATATGTATTTTGACTgggattgcaatgaatctatATCACTTTTGGCgggatggccattttcacaatattaattctaacAACCCGCGAATGTGAGAGGTCTTTGTATTTCTTAATGTCTTCAGAGATTTGGAGTCTTTATTGTAAAGCTCCTTTACCTCCTTGGTTTGGTTTATTCCAAGGTATTTTATTGTCTGAGTAATTTATTGTAAGTAGGAGTGTTCCCATGATCTCTTTCTCAATAGTATTTGTTGGAGatgtaaaaataaagatgctGCAGGGTTTTGTAAGTTGATTTTGCATCCATCACTTTGCTGAAATTGTTGTTTCTAGAAGTTCTCCAGAAGACTATATAGGGCCTCTTTTGCATAatatatcatctgaaaatagggataatttgaccccttttcctatttgtatcccttgCTGTACTGTCCCAGTTAGTACTTTAAGCACTAGATTGAGGAGGAATGGACAACCATGTTTTCTTGATTTTACTGGGATTAAGTATTCCTTTATTTATGATAATATTGGCTGTGAGTTTGCCGTATGTATCTTTTATTGTGCTGAGGTATATTTCCTCCAGTCCTCTTCTCTCTAGGATTTTTAATCATGAAAGTATATTGTTTTTCCTGTGTCTATTGAGATTATATGATGTTAAGCCCACTTgcataatttattatatttattgatttatgtacattcaaccattcctgcatctctgggataaagtcaACTTGCTCCTGCATGGTAGATGAATTATTTGTATTCCATTCACaattgttttattgagaattttttttaaatctgtgccCATCAGAGACATAGacctacagttttctttttcatgtgtttgtgtgttcctgTTTTGTTACCTGTATTTGAGTAATACTGGTTTCATAGACAGTGTCTTGGAGTGttccttatgtttttctttttttttttttccttaaaatttaagTATTGGTTGAAGATATTTGAAAGTCAAAGTTGAATAGATATATGCTTTTAATTCATTTGGGCTGGGCTTTTTTTGGTCAGAggtttattatgtttattattactGTTTCAGTCAATTCAATTGTTATGTTCAGGTTGTTGACCTCTCTTGGTATAACTTTGGTGTTTCTATGTACCTAGAATTCacgtttcttttagattttccaacttGATGGAGTCCTTGTTTTCTAATTATTCCCTTATAATATTCTGAATGTTTTTAGTGTCTGCTGTAAATGTCTTACCATTCTTTTCCATTAATTTGGAGCCTCTTTTGGTTAGTTGAGCCAAGAATATGTTAATCTTGTTTATTGTTTCAAAGATCCAGCTCTTTAGACTCATTGATCTGTTATATTaatcttttatttcattaatttctactTTAGCTTTTATTTCTTGCTATCTACTGGATTTGGGCTTGACTTCTGTTTTTCTAAGTTCTTGAGCTGCATcattaaatcatttatttgtgCTCCTTCTGGTTTTTTTTGAATATAGGCATATGGAGCTTATTATAACGGGtacttgaactttttaaaaaaaaaagtctcaaaggtattattgtgttttcattttcatttagttccctaaaattttaaaaatttattttgacttCTATTTTGGCCAGTTCATTGTCTACTAATGAGTCgtttaatctccatgagttttACACTTAATAGAAATTCGtttgaaatcatttttaagttttattgcatCGTGGCTGAAAAGGGCACTTGGAATTATGTTTTTCTGAatttaagtggttttttttttttttgcatcctaGGATGCGGTCTGTTTTAGAGATGCTTCCATAGGCTGCTGaatagaatgtatattctttggtgtttagGTGGAATATTCTGCTATTAAGCCCATTTGATGTAAAATGTCTAAGGTTTCCTCTATCCTTTTTCCAGATGAGTTATCTACTGGAGAAAGTGCATTACTGAAATTATCTACTAGGTTAATAGCAGCCCAGTActatctttaatttcagcactatgCTTGTTTTTGTGAAATCGGGCACCCCAGAGTTGCTCCATGTGTGTTTAGTATTGTAATATTATCTTGGCTAATTGTTGCCTTGATCAGGAATGAAGtgccctcctttttctcctgtgTAGCTTTAGTTTGAAGTTGAATTTTGTCAGCCATGTGGACGGTAACTGCTGCTTCCTTTGGTCCTATCTGCTTGGAGCGCTCTCTCCATCCTTTCAATTGAAAGTGGTGCCTACAGCCAAGTCTCTATCGATAACAGGAAGATGATTTTGTTTTAGTCCACTGACCTAGCCTTTGTCTTTTGATTGGAGAATTGAGtccatacatttttaaagttattattcaAAAGTGTGTATACTGCAGtaattttgttgacttttttgcTGTTTTAGCTGTGCTTTGAATTTCACTAATTatagcttaatttttttaagagtCTCTTGGACATGTATATTCCTCTCTTCAGTCTGAACTACTGCTTCCAATATTCTATAGGATCATTTTGGTAGACATGAAGTTTTTAGGCTGTTTATATCAGGAGAATTTTTTTGCTCCTActattttttgttagttttcgTAGATATAGTGGTTAAGGCTGCCCATCATGTCTTTTAGAACTTTAGAAAGCCTTCCTTACAAAGTTTCCACTGAGAAATAGGCTGTTACTTTGGTGAATTTGCCTTTATATATGTGACATGATTTTTCTCTTGCAGATTTCAACACTCTTTCTCTATGCCTAATTAGAGTTTTAAGTGTGGTCGCTCATAAGTAgcttcttttctggtcttgtctctggtgttctgtatgcttcttgtatctatAAGGGTTGTCTTTCCTTAGTTTGAGTAGgtctatttttatattcttaagaTCTGGTATATGCCATTGACTTGGGATTCTTCTCATCGTTGTCTTTAATTAAAAGATGCGGTCTTATCTTGGCATCCCACAGTTCCTGCATGTTCTTtccctgtgtttaattttttcatattctttgcttGTGTGGTCTAGGTTTTTCATCTTCAATATTCTATCTTCCACGTGTATAAccttcctttgtgtttttctAACTGCATTTTCCAATTCTATCTTCATTTCAGTTTGACTCTCTCTCTtcaatgtttctgtctctttatcGAATTTGCTTTTCAAATTCTCGATTGcctttttcatttcattcagtcttatttttgtggggttttgggGGGGGAGCATCACacaatttttctctttatgttctAAGTTCACTGAGCTGTTTTGTCATAAGCTCCTTGAACTCTTTGATGAAGTCTATGACTGTTCTTTTAAGATCTGTGCCCTGAGCCTCAACAAGGTGATTCTTACTGGAGAACATTTCTAAGTGACTGCTTTTAGAGGAGACGGTGTtgttcttttgtattctgttttcCGGTGAGGTTTGTGGATGTGGATATTTTTCTTGTTGGTTGTATGTTTGATGCGGACACTGCAGATGGGGAAGCACACTGGCTGTGTGTTCTGTCCCGTCTGGAGGTTGGAAGGGTATGGGAAGGGCCCCTCAGTCAGAGCTGGAGCACTGGATGTGGGACTGGGCTCTAGCCACAGATTGAGGTGAATGCAGGCAGTTTGTGGAGTCACTAGGCTAGACTAGAACCCAGAGTCTGCTGGCCAGGCTAGACCTGGAAGGTAGCTTTAGGGATAGGATAAGGTGTAGATGATAGAGGTTGCTGAGCAGGTGCATCCTGGTCCAAACCTGGAGCTTGGGAGATGCAGATGGGGTTCCTCAGAAAGGGCCACAGCATTGGGTACGGGCCCAGAGGGGTGGTGTTGAGTGCAGGAGGCATAGAGATGAGAGAGCTGGCTTACCAGGCAAGGTCAGAGGGCAAGGTGCTTTGCCGTGGCTGGAACTGGAAGACTGGTAGAGAATGGGGCCACCAGATAAACCTATTTCTGCTCCTTTATTTATGACAGAGTGCTCTAACCGTTTCCATGTTAATTCTGTCCAGTTACAATATCACTTCTCAGTCCAAAATAGATTCTGTGGTAACTGCATGCTCTGTGTTAGAGATCAGTAGCCAAGGTAGACCCGGTTTCAATGAGCTCAGCAGAGCAAACAAGACACTCAACACATTCTATACCCCCTTTGAAAAAGCTAAAATCTGGAACATGAAGCATGACATACAAAACAAATTTGAAAGCCAAAGCCTGGAATTCCTCtttgtcccccttttcttttttaaaattatttttattgaattacatatcctcccctccccccccgctTTTTATCCTTACTTAGTGGTAGGGATTGTGAGTATATTAAgagtaaaactatatatttaaagaaaaatgtaaagcagtAAGTTCCAAAGGGTTAATTTTTCTAGGCTTTGAGTACAAACTATTAAAAGTGAGTTGAAATTTTAGTGTTCCTTTTAAAGTCTAATCAGGTACTGTGGCCAGGAATTGTTGGCTTCATCTGGGCTCTCCGGTGGCTGCATGTCCCTAATGTAGCCACCTATATAGAACCCTAAAGCCCCATCTTAAGACAATCCATTCCATGACAACACCCACTTAAGACACAAAGGCGTGTCACAAGTGTAGCCTGCTCACTGTTTAAACACCGACAGGAGTAGGATGAGGGTACTCTGGTATAAgaaacctttattttaaaaaaacttcatagGATGTATTTcattcagaggggaaaaaaaaccccaggTGGCTCCTGGATGTCTGTGTTGTGcagtgcacacacagatgtgaggACCCATTATCCTCCTCTCAACCTTAAGTTGTAACACTCTGGCCAGGGGACAAAGTCAGACCTGAATGGCAGCCTCAGACGCGTGAGCTCACGGGGCTGGTGGCAGGAGTACCTAATAGTCAGGATCGGAGATCAGCAAACACTTCCTGCCAAGGACCTGTGGGGACCGTCTGTCCTAACTATCCCGTGTCACCATGGTTAGCAAGACCCAACCATACACCAGACATAAACAAAGGAGCCAAGTCCTGgtgaactttctttgtagacaaTGTTTGGTTTTGGAAGCAGCAGTGGCTGCCACGGCCTGCACAGCTGTGGGTCTGCGGCCACGGGGGATGAAGAaatggcagacacacacagaaaagctggagaCTTTCAGTGCACACTGCTAACATCCATACTCCAACCAGGGGAAGAAGGCTTTGCTgtttccctgaacctggagcacTGGGATCCTAGAGAGCAATGTTCATGACATGAACTACATTCCTACAGGGAGACATCTGCTGCCAAAGGGGGCACCGTCAAATTAGACTCTGAATAAAAGGGCATAGCTTTCAAATGGTTATTTTAAAGGATGACTTTAAAACTGCCTAATTACATGCTGTGGGACACCCCCACCCATGGGGGCAgcagagggagggtgggaagaagagacaaacgacagaaaacacaaaaggagGGTGACTTGGGAGATTGGTGGTTTGATGGTGTGACTAAGGAGTAAGAGGGTCGTAGGGAGACTATgctcaaagtacattatatatgtgtgaaagaataaaaaagaaaaccaaaaaaaatgtggGTGGAATTCAGTCCAAGAACAATCACTTGTTCGTGTAAAATTTTACTCCAATTACTTTTATATGATTTTCAAGAGCCCATAAAAATGTCTGGTGAGTGTCGTGTCATTCCCACTGAGTGACTTCTCCAGCTTTGGCTCCTGGGGTTGTTTGCTGAGAACCCTGCTTTTCTCTCAAGGAACTAAGGACTTCCAGGTCAACACATCGTGCAGAACCTTACGGTGACAACTCCCTTCTCTCGGCAGGTGAACACAAGACCCGAGGAGTGCTAAAAGGGACCGGTGGTTGTCAGAGTGGCCCGAGAGGAAGCCTGGTCACCACTGTGTCCACAACCCTGCACTGTTTCCCAAAGATGCTGTTGATGTCGTCTTAATTAACACCGCTCGCCTTCGGTCTGCCAAAGCTCTTCATCATGGGCTGCATGAAGTCAAAGCAAGCATTCCCCTTTCCGACCACATTAGACATCCACAAGCTACACGAGAGTGAAGAAGCGTTCATGCCCGATGACAGCTGTCAAACCAGGACCCCTTCTCCAGTTAGACCCCAGGTCCAAGAGGAAGTGAAGACACTCCCGGAGCCCAGTCCTGTGGTCCTCGAGTTTGCAGAGCGTCTGGCTAAGGAGATCGTGCAGGACGCCCTGCAGCAGTGGGCGTGTGAGAACATCAAGTACTACAACATCCCCTACATCGAGAGCGAGGGCTCTGACACCGCCATCGCCACTGACACCGCCATCGCCATCGGGTGATGGCGCTCCGCTAGGCTCTGGATGTAGTTGGTGCTAgtttaaatatacaaaagaagTTTCAAAACCCCTCCTGGATGTGCAGCCATGTCTATGATATTAGTGTAGAGATGCTTACGATGACGTACGATTTTAGGCAGTTCTATGTTAACATCGATGTATACCTGCTCCATCTTGAATTTGGGTCACAGAAAGGATGGGCAGAGGTCTTGTGGCTCCCAGCAACCAGCTGAGCTGTCTGGCCAAGCATGTTCTTCCCGAGGCAGTGATGGCATCACCaaagaaaacactgaataaaAAGTGCCCAAATTTCAAATGGTTATTTTAAGGGATCGACTTTAAAATGACTATTTCTGTTAATAtataccaaaaaaaagcccagatcATGAAAAGGGGTTTCCTTAAATGCCTTGACAAGGAACTGAACTCCAGCCATAGTGGCCCACAGCCTGTCTACTTCCTGACACCAGTAACCCACAGAGAGCCAGCAGGAAAGGGGCTGCCTCGGGTGCTCTCACTAGGAAGTTCTTTATAGGTGAGAAGGATAGCTGCCGCCCTGGGCCTCAGGGTCCTGCCACAGCTTTGACTGGATGACTTAAACTTTGCACATTACAGCCATCGTTAAAGGATAATTTATAGAAGCCATGACATTAGTTTACGGTACTGAATTAAGAAGCTCTTTGACACCTTTATCCAATATGTCTTAATGACAGAAGCCTGGTCTGCGAGGTGAAAAGCCAAGCCCAATGTCATGGCTAAGCGTGCATTAAAGCCTCCCTGCAGTGCTGGTGCGGGGATGTAGAGCCAACATACAGGGGGTTGTAATTCTCCTCCACTAGACAGCAGAATAGAGCACTCCTCTCAAAGGGAGCACCTGTGTGGGATTTAGCAGTCACTCGCGCTCAAGGGGCGTCTTAGCCACATATTCTCCTCCTGAATGGAGTGCCTGTGTGGGATTTAGCAGTCACAGGGCACCCTTAGCCATAGATTATAGAAATGTTATAAATTAAGCATTTATAGTATATACATTAGTatatactgttttatttatttaaaggactCAACTATATAAAGCTCAATAGTAACAGAAGGCATAGGGCAAAGTCAGTGGAAGAACAGAGCTGACTGTCCAGGATTGTCACCAAGCTGTGCTAGACACCAGGTCTAACTAGAGAGAGAATAGGCCCACCCACAACAGCCCTTCAGCGATATGCTTTATCAGCATCCTTGAAATCCAAAACCACCGGAGAAAGGCTTTTTTTGGTATCGCTGAGATAAATAGGCACTTGGCTTTGCCAATAACAAGAAACGTTGCCTCTAGTTGTAATAATGTGCTGAAATCCAAGCCAAATAGAGTGAATTCTCCAAGTTTTAGGAGCAAAGAGGCCGTTAAAATGAGCtgtttttcagtttgctttcaGATACCTGGCCATTCCGCTAATTTTACTAAGCCCTGGGAAGCATAGTACCGCGCTATACCTGCAATCCAGTAGCTCACAGAACTAAAGCAACCTCTCCTGTTCCCGGATCTGCACAGACGTCCCTCCCAGTGCGGAGCCCTTTCCCGAAGTACAGTCTCTAGTACGTGGAGCAGCTGTTTCCAGCGTCTATGCTGATGACTCAGGTCATGAATTCCTCACTCATCTGGTTTCTCATGAGATCACCTGTTGCAAGGTTTCCtgttattcaaaatatataattaagtatataaaatatgtatgctTGTCATAACAAGAAGACATCATCTACACAGAGATAATGCAAGTGGGTTTGGGTTACACGTGAGTATTTCAACTTCGGGTTTCttctttgttgactcccccaGGGTGGAGCAGTGGTGTCTGCTCCCCGCTGTCTCCCCCTTTCAGCAACTATGACCGGTTTTATCGTGAAGCAAGCACTGTGCCCTCACCTAGTCAGGCTTTAATGATACAGTATCTTTTAAGAGACCTGTCTTTGGAGTATATGAGAATTGTACATCAGCCCATGAACAAGGCTTATGTAGTAGGTGGATAAACCATGTGTGACGAAACTTTCTA
This region of Arvicola amphibius chromosome 18, mArvAmp1.2, whole genome shotgun sequence genomic DNA includes:
- the C18H2orf88 gene encoding small membrane A-kinase anchor protein encodes the protein MGCMKSKQAFPFPTTLDIHKLHESEEAFMPDDSCQTRTPSPVRPQVQEEVKTLPEPSPVVLEFAERLAKEIVQDALQQWACENIKYYNIPYIESEGSDTAIATDTAIAIG